CCTTTGAAAAAGCAGAAGAACTAATTTCCCCCTTTGAAAAAGCAGAAGAACTAATTTCCCCCTTTGAAAAAGGGGGATTAAGGGGGATTTTTTCATCTGAAGATCTCTTTGCGACCCCTTCCGCCTTCTCCATGTTGGCGGCATATCCACAGGAATCACAGGAGGCAACAGCCTCCTCACCTGTCTCAGCCAATACCATAAACTCATGGGAGAATTGCCCGCCTATAAGGCCGGTATCAGCCTCAACAGGTTTAAACGTCAACCCGCAGCGCTTGAATATATTTATGTATGCCTCGTACATCTTTCTGTATGATTCCTCAGCACCTGCCTGATCTGCGTCAAAGCTGTAGGCATCCTTCATTATAAATTCTCTTCCCCTCATTAACCCGAATCTTGGTCTTATCTCATCTCTGAACTTAGACTGGATCTGATACAGGTTAACGGGAAGCTGCCTGTACGATTTGACCTCATTTCTGACAATGTCGGTTACAACCTCCTCATGTGTTGGCCCCAGGCAGAAATCCCTTTCATGCCTGTCTTTGAGTCTGAGGAGCTCTTTACCATATTTTTCCCAGCGGCCGGTCTCTCTCCAGAGTTCAGCCGGAAGTACCATAGGCATGAAGATCTCCTGCGCCCCTGCCCTGTTCATTTCGTCACGGACTATATTTTCAATCTTTCTTATTATCCTGTAGCCAAGAGGTAGATAGCTGTAAATGCCAGCCGCCAGTTTTCTTATCATTCCGGCCCGCAGCATAAGCCTGTGGCTGATTATCTCCGCCTCTCCCGGGTCTTCCCTAAGTGTTGGTATCAGGAATTTCGAATAGTACATATATCTTCAACCTCTCTGACAAGTGCATCCACAAGTTCATCCTCTCTTAACCTTCTGATGATCTCACCACCCCTGAAAAGGAGTCCAACCCCTTTTCCCCCTGCTATTCCGACATCAGATTCTTTACCTTCGCCTATGCCATTTACCACGCATCCAAGGATAGATACATTGAGTGGAAGAGTGACAAAAGAGAGTCTTTTCTCTACTTCACAAGCAATCTTTTCTATATCTATCTCCATCCTGCCGCACGTAGGGCAGGAAATAATATTAACCCCCCTCTGTCTCAGATTGAGAGATTTTAATATCTCATAAGCCACCCTGACCTCTTCAACCGGATCTGCTGTCAGGGATACCCTGATTGTGTCACCTATGCCTTCTGACAGGAGCATCCCTATCCCGATAGACGATTTTACTGTGCCTGATAAGAGCGGCCCTGCCTCAGAAACACCGACATGAAGCGGGTAGTCTGACTTTTCAGAAAACAGCCGGTATGCCTCAAGTGTCAACTGAACACTGGATGCCTTTAATGAAACCTTTATATCATGAAAATCAAGTTCTTCAAGTAATCGTATATGCCGCAATGCCGATTCAACCATCGCCTCGGCAGTAGGGTGACCATGCTTCTTCAGCAGGTCATCCTCAAGTGAGCCCGCATTTACACCTATCCGTATAGGGATTCCCCTGTCTCTGGCCGCATTTACAACATGCGCTATCCTGTCACGGGAGCCTATATTGCCGGGATTCAGCCTCAGACCATCGGCGCCATTATCAATCGCCAGGATTGCAAGCCTGTAGTCAAAGTGTATGTCAGCAATAAGCGGGATATTTAT
This DNA window, taken from Nitrospirota bacterium, encodes the following:
- the proS gene encoding proline--tRNA ligase; translated protein: MYYSKFLIPTLREDPGEAEIISHRLMLRAGMIRKLAAGIYSYLPLGYRIIRKIENIVRDEMNRAGAQEIFMPMVLPAELWRETGRWEKYGKELLRLKDRHERDFCLGPTHEEVVTDIVRNEVKSYRQLPVNLYQIQSKFRDEIRPRFGLMRGREFIMKDAYSFDADQAGAEESYRKMYEAYINIFKRCGLTFKPVEADTGLIGGQFSHEFMVLAETGEEAVASCDSCGYAANMEKAEGVAKRSSDEKIPLNPPFSKGEISSSAFSKGEISSSAFSK
- the ispG gene encoding flavodoxin-dependent (E)-4-hydroxy-3-methylbut-2-enyl-diphosphate synthase gives rise to the protein MTRRKTRQIKVGDVLIGGGAPVVVQSMTNTDTRDVSATIAQIKRLEEAGCEVIRVAVPDTEAVKAIPDIRKAINIPLIADIHFDYRLAILAIDNGADGLRLNPGNIGSRDRIAHVVNAARDRGIPIRIGVNAGSLEDDLLKKHGHPTAEAMVESALRHIRLLEELDFHDIKVSLKASSVQLTLEAYRLFSEKSDYPLHVGVSEAGPLLSGTVKSSIGIGMLLSEGIGDTIRVSLTADPVEEVRVAYEILKSLNLRQRGVNIISCPTCGRMEIDIEKIACEVEKRLSFVTLPLNVSILGCVVNGIGEGKESDVGIAGGKGVGLLFRGGEIIRRLREDELVDALVREVEDICTIRNS